TCTCTGAGTTGGTTCGCGTCGTACGGCGGAAAGACGAACTCGCGTTCACAGAGGCTGGATTTGACTCGCTCGTCCATTCTGTCCTTGTACTGGATCTTGTTGCTGATTCCGACGACACCGAGCTTACAGTCAGTAATTTTTCCCGCCTCACCGGCACGGGACAGCTGCATCAGGATGGCATCGTCGTCGAGCTTATCGATTTCGTCGAGGAGGATCAAGACGACGTCGTATCGCTGGTCGAGGATCCGCCAGAGGCGTTTGTAGTAAGTAGAAGTCGAGAGCCCCTTATCGGGGACGTTGATGTCGGTCTCTTCGGAGTCGTTGACGCCTTCGGCGATCGTCTGAACGGCCTGCGTCTCCGTAGTGTCCTGCGCGCAGTCGACGTAGGCGAACGTCGCCGTGACGCCTTCCTCGCTGGCGGTCGAGACGAGTCGCTTCGAGACGTACTTCGCACACAGCGACTTTCCGGTACCCGTTTTGCCGTAGATGAGCACGTTGCTCGGGCTCTGTCCGAAGATAGCCGGGTTGACTGCGGTCGCTAGGTCCGCAATCTCATCGTCCCGGCCAACGATACGCCCCTCGCCCGGTAAGTGACTGATCTCGAGGAGTTCCTTGTTCGCGAAGATGGGGTCCTCCTTCGTGAAGAGATCGTCCGCTGCGTCCATGAGAGAGACACCGTGTTTCCGGTGAAATGCGTTCTGCTTCGCGACCGAACTGGAGGCGGGGTGAAGCACTGATCGAGGTCGAGACACACACCGTGTTTCCGGTGAAATGGGGGTAGGGTGGGGGTTGGGTGGAGTAGAATAGGGTGGAATGGGACGGGAGTAGAGTGGAGTAGAATAGGGTGGAATGGGATGGGAATAGAGTGGAGTAGAATAGGGTGGAATGGGATGGGAATAGAGTGGAAAGGTACCGAGAGATGGGAAACTAACCCGAAGTTGAGGAAGTGAACGAGTAGTCTACAGCTGGACGGAGAGAGCCAGACCGAATCGAATAGGACACGGGCTGAACCGATCGGAGGCCGGTCCCGGACAAGGAGGCAACGAGACGACACTACCGGCCGCATTTCATCGGAAATACGGTGTTCGATGAGATAATCAATCTAACCGTGTATGAGGAGACCGTGTTTCCGGTGAAATACCGAGCATCGCTTGGCGAGTCTTCGCCCAGATCGCTTGGCGAACTCTACTCTGGTACACTACATAAATCCTGTTGTTTCATTTTCGTCACAAAGAACGAATCTCCACGACGACGACGCCACCCTACCCCCACCACACCCCCATTTCACCGGAAACACGGTGTGCCTCTCCGAACAAGACCCAACCTAACCGTTCCGTGAGTTCCCGTTCGAGAGAGTTGCGGACCGCTACCGCACCCGCCCTTGGGGAAACTGGGATAGTAGTTTTCACCCTACCTACGGAACAGAGTGTAACGCACCGTTACGCATCGCGAGGCCGCCCTCGCTCCCGGCCTCGACGGTGCCAGTCGTTTCCGGGGCGTCGACGCCTTCCAGAACGTCGTCGGACGTCCGAGCCGCGAACTCAGGTGCTGCGGTCGTCGAGAGTAGCGTGTCGGTCCTCGGATAACACGCGAGAGAGAAAACCGGAATCCCGCGCGCGCCACGGAACGTTCTCGGCGGAGCTACTCCTGTGCGTCCACGACCGCGACGCTGGCCAGGTTGACGATGTCTTTCACCTCGTCACCTCGCTGGAGCACGTGAACCGGCTGGTCCATCCCGACGAGCATCGGCCCGATAGCCTCGGCGCCGCCAAGTCGCTGAAGCAGTTTGTATCCGATGTTCCCGGCTTCGAGATTCGGGAACACG
The sequence above is a segment of the Halorubrum sp. 2020YC2 genome. Coding sequences within it:
- a CDS encoding orc1/cdc6 family replication initiation protein, yielding MDAADDLFTKEDPIFANKELLEISHLPGEGRIVGRDDEIADLATAVNPAIFGQSPSNVLIYGKTGTGKSLCAKYVSKRLVSTASEEGVTATFAYVDCAQDTTETQAVQTIAEGVNDSEETDINVPDKGLSTSTYYKRLWRILDQRYDVVLILLDEIDKLDDDAILMQLSRAGEAGKITDCKLGVVGISNKIQYKDRMDERVKSSLCEREFVFPPYDANQLREIMQARADAFHDGVLEPSTVPRAAALAAREHGDARKAIDILRYAGEIAQANGEPTVREEFVTQARERAETDRFRELIRGSTPHSRYVLQALALLSLSNGRQDGFRTSRVYEIYENICRQEGSDSLSLRRVRDLLKEHAFLDIIEQSKHSGGSAEGSYTKHQLLEDPSVVKEVLTEDTVEA